The region GCTCATCGAACTCCTTTCATTACCGATAAAACCAAGGCTTCGTACCTTGCGGGGCCGCGAGCTATGGCGACTTTGCGGAGACCGTTACGCGCCGTTGGCGAAGCGGAGCGCGCCGCCGCATGCGAGGCCATGGACGGCCGAGCAAGGAGTCCTCTGCCATGGACGGCAGTGGACGACGGTGCCCGCGGGCGCGCGGAGCAAGCCTTACGGCGCGTCCGGCCGGAGCATCGGAGCCGGAGTTCGCGGCCCCGCAAGAGGAAAGGCATCGGCGTTAAAGCCCTAAATCCTCATTGACGATTATGACATGGATGCGGTCCTTGCCGGCCGGCATTTGGCTGCTGATGACGGTGTAACACCGGCAGATTCTCTCGGGCGAATTGCAGTCGGCGCAAGTCCCGGTAACGGCGCACGGCGTGCTGCGCTTCAACCGCCGGGCGAGCGCGGGCGCGGTCGCCTCCCGCAGGCGCTGCCATGCCTGGGCTTGATCCCGGACGAGCTTGTTTCTGCCGACAACCACAATAACCCGCTCGGGCCCGAACAGCATCGCGGCAACCCGGTTCCCTTTGCCGTCGATGTTGAACAGCTCTCCGTCGAGGGAAACGGCGTTCGCACTGGTAAAATACACGTCAGCCAGCAGCCCCTGCTTGCGGCGGCGGAGATTTTCATCGGCTGAAATGCCTTGTTCGAACTGATTTATGACGTTGTACCGGCCATCGGTCAGTGCGTCGAAGATGCCTGTCTCGCGAAGCGTGAGGGAGTTGCCCATGGCGATGACGGCCTCGGACGGGATGAGTCCCAGGGCGAGCTCTTTCGCCTCCGCCCGGTCGCGGGCCAGATAGCCGTGCATATTGCGGCTTTTCAACCGTTCGAGCAACTGCTGCATAAATCTGCCTCCTTCGATTTTTGTCTGCAACGGGCCTCAAGAAGCCGAAAAGGCTGCCAGGATGCTTTTGGCAGCCTTTTCGCGCGGCTAGCGACGGCGGAGGATTCAGCCAGTCGCGGTAATTTCTATTTTTTGTAAATAAAGCCATTTATTTAAAGGAAACGGCAGGGAACATGTCAAAGTAAAAATATGGAAAATTTAGGAAGCGGCGATGGGGGGATAATATGATACGATTGGTTGTCATCTTGTTAACGGCGCTGACGGTAGTGGCGGCCGCAGGCTGCGGCGGCGGCGGCGGGGGCGGCGGGAGCGGCGGCGCCGGCGTGGTCACTACGTATGTGCATTTTCATGACCAGAACGGCAATCCTCTGGTGCTGACCCTTACTTATACTACCCCGTCGGGTAAGGCGTATTCCGTGACCTCCAACTCTTCCGGCGATGTCGTTATAGTCACCAACGAGGTTGGCGTGTACGTCGTCAACCGCATCGATTTGCCAAGCACCGGCGGGACTTATTACGTGAACAGCGCCGTCTTTACCAATGACCCGGAGGATCTGCGGAACAATTTGGTTACGAAATATGACGTGACGATTGACTTGAGCGGCAATTCGCCCGGTTTTCCCGTTTATATCGTCAGGACGCAGTAAATCGCCCCGGAAAGAGACCGCCGCAGAAGGCGCAGGATCGGCAAAAAACGGAACGCGACCCCGGCCGGGGAAAGGCCGGGGCCGCGTTTTGTTCAGATTTCGATTTTCGCGCCCAACAGGGCTACGAAGGCCCGCAGCCACTCCGGATGATTGGGCCACGCCTGGGCGGTGACCAGGTTGTTGTCGGTTATCACCGGCTCGTTCCGCCATTCGGCGCCGGCAAGGCGGCATTCGGCGGCGCAGGCGGGGTAGGAGGTGACGGTACGCCCGTCCAGCACGCCGGCGGCGGCCAGAAGCTGGGTGCCGTGGCAGATGGCCGCGACCGGCTTGGCTGCGGCGAAGAACGCTTTGACGAGATCGACGACTTCGGGGTGCATGCGGATGTACTCCGGCGCCCGCCCGCCGGGAATGACCAGTCCGGCGTAGTCACCGGCCTTGACGTCGGCGGCGGCGAGGTCCACCGGGATGCGGTGGCCGGTCAGTTCGATATAGGTGTCCAGGGTGGTGAAGTCGTGCACCACCAGCTGCAGCATGTCGCCGGCTTTCTTGGCCGGCGCCGCCACATCAACGTGATAGCCCAGCATCATCAGCGCCTGCTGGGGTACCTTGACCTCGTAATCCTCGGCGCAATCCCCGGTCAACAGCAGAATCTTTTTCGCCATTGTTCCTACTCCTTCCGTCATTGGAATGATAGAGCAACCTTCGTCTTGCTTCCATAAAGTTCCTGCAACGGGGCGATACTTTTACAAAGAATCACCGCTTTGGCGGCGCGGCGGAGCGAGTCGCCGGGGGCTCAGTTTTCGGCGAGCCGCGCTTCTTCCGCCCGGCAGGCGACGATGCCGACGACGGCGACGGCGAGGCTGGCGGCGAGGCCGGCGAACAGGGGGACGTTATGCCCGGGGAAGATCAGGTTGCCCAGGATGGCGGCGACTACGCCGGCGAGCATCGAGAGGACGGCCGCTTTGCGCGGCAGGCGGCCGGGGTAGAAGACCGCCAGGGTGAGGGGCACGAATATGCCCACGCCGCGCAGGGCCATGGAGAGGAAGTTCCATTCGAGCACCAGGGACTGGAGGTTGCCGAAAACGAACAGGGCGGCTGAGAGGGTGATCAGCAGGATGCACGCCCGGTTGAGCCACAGCAGTTTGCCGGCTCCCCGGCAGTTGAACACGCCGGCGCAGATGTCCCGCGAGATCATTGTGCCGACGCCGAGGGCAAGGCCGGCGACGGAGCCGAGGGAGGACAGGAGGAGCGCGGTTATCGCGGCGCCGCCCAGCCATTCGGGCAGGTTGTGCAGGAGGTACATGGGCAGGGCGTTGATCGGCAGCATGTCGGGGTGGCTGGCGCGCATGTACATGCCGATCATGACGGACGGCAGGCCGACGGGGATGGTGACGAGGGCGGCGACGAGGGAGCCGGCGGCGGCGGTGCGCGTGTCCCGCGCGGCGAAGATCGCCTGGACGTAGGTCTGGGTGGAGATGATGCCGATGATGAGCGCCAGGGCGTTGCCGGCGTCCCGCGCGACGCCGCGCCCGAAGATGCT is a window of Selenomonadales bacterium 4137-cl DNA encoding:
- a CDS encoding DJ-1/PfpI family protein: MAKKILLLTGDCAEDYEVKVPQQALMMLGYHVDVAAPAKKAGDMLQLVVHDFTTLDTYIELTGHRIPVDLAAADVKAGDYAGLVIPGGRAPEYIRMHPEVVDLVKAFFAAAKPVAAICHGTQLLAAAGVLDGRTVTSYPACAAECRLAGAEWRNEPVITDNNLVTAQAWPNHPEWLRAFVALLGAKIEI
- a CDS encoding lactate utilization protein, which codes for MQQLLERLKSRNMHGYLARDRAEAKELALGLIPSEAVIAMGNSLTLRETGIFDALTDGRYNVINQFEQGISADENLRRRKQGLLADVYFTSANAVSLDGELFNIDGKGNRVAAMLFGPERVIVVVGRNKLVRDQAQAWQRLREATAPALARRLKRSTPCAVTGTCADCNSPERICRCYTVISSQMPAGKDRIHVIIVNEDLGL
- a CDS encoding sodium:solute symporter family protein, which encodes MQLSAIQLLSLAATLLLAFGLGLYSARKVKSADDFSVGGRSTGAVLVAGTIVGTIIGGAATMGTAQLAFCVGLSAWWFTLGSGIGLLVMSVFYAGPLRRSGLETIPQFLVLHYGKAAGPIISLASSLGIFFSIVASMLSAIHLIAAVFGVTAAAAAGATLVIVLAYVFFGGINGTGLSGIFKLALLYLSLLVAGVLALKGIGGLSGLTAAFPADPWLSIFGRGVARDAGNALALIIGIISTQTYVQAIFAARDTRTAAAGSLVAALVTIPVGLPSVMIGMYMRASHPDMLPINALPMYLLHNLPEWLGGAAITALLLSSLGSVAGLALGVGTMISRDICAGVFNCRGAGKLLWLNRACILLITLSAALFVFGNLQSLVLEWNFLSMALRGVGIFVPLTLAVFYPGRLPRKAAVLSMLAGVVAAILGNLIFPGHNVPLFAGLAASLAVAVVGIVACRAEEARLAEN